The Pan troglodytes isolate AG18354 chromosome 1, NHGRI_mPanTro3-v2.0_pri, whole genome shotgun sequence genome includes a region encoding these proteins:
- the LOC469533 gene encoding olfactory receptor 6K3-like — MSCVFLSIAVKVAETMFEDGSLLFFIPLFVIYIFIVIGNLIVFFAVRVDTRLHNPMYNFISIFSFLEIWYTTATIPKMLSILISRQRTISMIGCLLQMYFFHSLGNSEGILLTTMAIDRYVAICNPLRYPTIMTSRLCVQLSAGSCIFGFLVLLPEIAWISTLPFCGPNQIHQIFCDFEPVLRLACTDTSMILIEDVIHAVAIVFSVLIIALSYIRIITVILRIPSVEGRQKAFSTCAAHLGVFLMFYGSVSLMYLRFSATFPPILDTAIALMFAVLAPFFNPIIYSFRNEDMKIAIKKLFCPQKMVNLSVD, encoded by the exons ATGAGCTGTGTCTTTCTATCCATAGCTGTTAAGGTTGCTGAGACCATG TTTGAAGATGGTAGCCTCCTCTTCTTCATTCCATTGTTTGTTATCTACATATTCATTGTCATTGGGAATcttattgtattttttgcagtCAGGGTGGATACCCGTCTCCACAACCCCATGTATAATTTTATcagcattttctcatttctggAGATCTGGTACACAACTGCCACAATTCCTAAGATGCTCTCCATCCTCATCAGCAGGCAGAGGACCATCTCCATGATTGGCTGCCTCTTGCAGATGTACTTCTTCCATTCACTGGGAAATTCAGAGGGGATTTTGTTGACCACCATGGCCATTGATAGGTACGTTGCCATCTGTAACCCTCTCCGCTACCCAACCATCATGACCTCCAGGCTCTGTGTTCAGCTCTCTGCGGGGTCCTGCATCTTTGGCTTTCTTGTGTTGCTCCCAGAGATTGCATGGATTTCCACACTGCCCTTCTGTGGACCCAACCAAATCCACCAGATCTTCTGTGATTTTGAACCTGTGCTGCGCTTGGCCTGTACAGACACGTCCATGATTCTGATTGAGGATGTGATCCATGCTGTGGCCATTGTATTCTCTGTCCTGATTATTGCCCTTTCTTATATCAGAATCATCACTGTAATCCTGAGGATTCCCTCTGTTGAAGGCCGCCAGAAGGCCTTTTCTACCTGTGCCGCCCATCTTGGTGTCTTTCTGATGTTCTATGGCAGTGTATCCCTCATGTACCTGCGTTTCTCTGCCACTTTCCCACCGATTTTGGACACAGCTATTGCACTGATGTTTGCAGTTCTTGCTCCCTTTTTCAACCCTATCATCTATAGCTTTAGAAATGAAGACATGAAGATTGCAATTAAAAAGCTCTTCTGCCCTCAGAAGATGGTTAATTTATCTGTAGATTAA
- the OR6K3 gene encoding olfactory receptor 6K3: MESRNQSTVTEFIFTGFPQLQDGSLLYFFPLLFIYTFIIIGNLLIFSAVRLDTHLHNPMYNFISIFSFLEIWYTTATIPKMLSNLISEKKAISMTGCLLQMYFFHSLGNSEGILLTTMAIDRYVAICNPLRYQMIMTPRLCAQLSAGSCIFGFLILLPEIVMISTLPFCGPNQIHQIFCDLVPVLSLACTDTSMILIEDVIHAVTIIITFLIIAMSYVRIVTVILRIPSSEGRQKAFSTCAGHLMVFLIFFGSVSLMYLRFSDTYPPVLDTAIALMFTVLAPFFNPIIYSLRNKDMNNAIKKLFCLQKVLNKSGG, translated from the coding sequence ATGGAGAGCAGAAACCAATCAACAGTGACTGAATTTATCTTCACTGGATTCCCTCAGCTTCAGGATGGTAGTCTCTTGTACTTCTTTCCTTTACTTTTCATCTATACTTTTATTATCATTGGTAACTTATTAATCTTCTCTGCTGTAAGGCTGGACACCCATCTCCACAACCCTATGTATAATTTTATCAGTATATTTTCCTTTCTGGAGATCTGGTACACCACAGCCACCATTCCCAAGATGCTCTCCAACCTCATCAGTGAAAAGAAGGCCATCTCAATGACTGGCTGCCTCTTACAGATGTATTTCTTCCACTCACTTGGAAACTCAGAGGGGATCTTGCTGACCACCATGGCCATTGACAGATACGTTGCCATCTGCAACCCTCTTCGCTATCAAATGATCATGACCCCCCGGCTCTGTGCTCAACTCTCTGCAGGTTCCTGCATCTTCGGTTTCCTTATCTTGCTTCCCGAGATTGTGATGATTTCCACACTGCCTTTCTGTGGGCCCAACCAAATCCATCAGATCTTCTGTGACTTGGTCCCTGTGCTAAGCCTGGCCTGTACAGACACGTCCATGATTCTGATTGAGGATGTCATTCATGCTGTGACCATCATCATTACCTTCCTAATCATTGCCATGTCCTATGTAAGAATTGTCACTGTGATATTGAGGATTCCCTCTTCTGAAGGGAGGCAAAAGGCTTTTTCTACCTGTGCAGGCCACCTCATGGTCTTCCTGATATTCTTTGGCAGTGTATCACTCATGTACTTGCGTTTTAGCGACACTTATCCACCAGTTTTGGACACAGCCATTGCACTGATGTTTACTGTACTTGCTCCGTTCTTCAATCCCATCATTTATAGCCTGAGAAACAAGGACATGAACAATGCGATTAAAAAACTGTTCTGTCTTCAAAAAGTGTTGAACAAGTCTGGAGGTTAA